One Synechococcus sp. CC9605 genomic window carries:
- a CDS encoding efflux RND transporter periplasmic adaptor subunit, translating to MRHPQRLLITFAALITVSSCKSEAPKPPSPKVQAVSTQLAEFTEGVDTVSTLEASNLVELAAQSGGRILELKIRQGDEVAPGQLLVVLDQVEKKAKADNAKANYERFAYLAETGAASQKDLDRYRTQYISAQAELDYSNLTSPSAGTVADVNVKVGDVIQQGQVFTSLVQNNELEARVEVPAVFSTRLALGQPVLLSAPGSDELMATGEVGSIDPRVNKQTQGLLVKAVFANTDGLLKDGQRLRTRVQIKAEKQLAVPFAAVTQTSGQSFVFRVGSFAELKENPGKADLEKLEKGIKAGKLPADAKFALQTPVTVGELENQLYPITKGLDANQMVATTNLLNLKHGMPVLVQPAKAN from the coding sequence GTGCGTCATCCGCAGCGTCTTCTGATCACTTTCGCGGCTCTGATCACGGTCAGTTCCTGCAAGAGCGAAGCGCCGAAGCCGCCGTCGCCGAAGGTGCAGGCCGTCTCCACCCAGTTGGCTGAATTCACTGAAGGTGTTGACACCGTTAGCACGTTGGAGGCCAGCAATCTTGTCGAGCTCGCCGCCCAGTCGGGAGGACGGATTCTGGAGCTGAAGATTCGCCAGGGTGATGAAGTTGCGCCAGGTCAGCTGTTGGTGGTGCTCGATCAAGTCGAGAAGAAAGCCAAAGCCGACAACGCCAAGGCCAACTATGAGCGTTTCGCCTACTTGGCTGAGACGGGCGCTGCGTCGCAGAAGGACTTGGATCGCTATCGCACCCAATACATCTCAGCCCAGGCGGAGCTCGACTACAGCAATCTCACTTCACCATCCGCCGGCACGGTTGCTGACGTGAATGTGAAGGTGGGCGACGTGATTCAGCAAGGCCAGGTGTTCACCAGCCTCGTGCAGAACAACGAACTGGAAGCACGTGTGGAGGTGCCGGCGGTGTTCTCGACGCGTCTAGCTCTGGGGCAGCCAGTGTTGCTTAGCGCTCCGGGCAGTGATGAGTTGATGGCGACCGGGGAAGTCGGCTCGATTGACCCAAGGGTTAACAAGCAGACTCAGGGATTGTTGGTGAAGGCGGTCTTCGCGAATACTGATGGGCTACTGAAGGATGGCCAGCGTCTGCGCACCCGGGTGCAGATCAAGGCTGAGAAACAATTGGCCGTTCCTTTCGCCGCTGTCACCCAGACCTCCGGTCAGAGCTTCGTCTTCCGTGTCGGCAGCTTTGCGGAACTCAAAGAGAATCCTGGCAAGGCTGATCTCGAGAAGCTGGAGAAGGGAATCAAGGCCGGCAAACTCCCTGCTGATGCCAAGTTCGCCCTGCAGACGCCGGTCACGGTGGGCGAATTGGAGAACCAGCTGTATCCGATCACCAAAGGCCTTGATGCCAATCAGATGGTTGCCACAACCAATCTGCTCAACCTGAAACACGGCATGCCCGTGCTGGTGCAACCCGCCAAGGCGAACTGA